Within Nocardia terpenica, the genomic segment GCTTCGCCGGGCACGTGAACGCCTCCGCCATCGCCTTTCTGGGCCATTCGTTCGGCGGCGCGGCAGCCCTGGCGGCGTGCCGGGCCGAGGCGGCCTGCGTCGGGGCGGCCGACCTGGACGGCACCCAGTACGGCGAGGTCGTGCGCGCCGGGCTGACGAAACCGATGCTGCTCGTGGCGAGCGAGAACTCCTGTGTCACCGGCGATTGCACCGGAACCGCGGACGCGTCCAGCCGCGCGGCCGCTCGCGGGCTCGTGGCCGCCAGCACCGGCCCGGTGTGGTGCTACCAGATCGGCGGCGCGCGACACATCGACTTCAGCGACTACGACGCCTACTACCTGGCCGCGCCGCTGCGAAAGCTGCTGGCGCTCGGCACGAACGGGCGCGGGGTGACACTCACCGTCGTCAGCGCCTACCTCGACGCCTTCCTCGACCAGATCACCCGCGGGACACCGCAACCGCTGCTCACCGGGGAATCCCGGCCCTACCCGGAGGTACGGATCCAGCACACTCCGGGGAGCGGAATCCGCCCTCCGCGATAGCGAAAACGGGCCCGAACACGTAGTGTCCGAGCCCGTTTCGAGCAGTCGTGCCGGTCGATCAGACCGCCGCGGGGACGGCTTCCTTCTCCTCGGCCTCCACGCTGTCGGCCTTCGTGAGCTTGGGCAGGCCGACCAGCGCCGCGAGAATCGTTGCGGCGCAGGCGGCCGCGCCGACCCAGAACGCCACCGCGAACTGGCCTTCCTCCGGCAGCGAGACCGGCAGGCGCGGAATCACCTTGGCGGTCAGCAGCGTCGTGATGATCGCGCTGCCGAGCGAGCTGCCCACCGTGCGGGAGATCGAGTTGATGCCGTTGGCGATGCCGCTCTGGTGATGCGGAACCGACGCCGCGATCAGCGCCGGCATGGCGGCGTAGGCGAGGCTGATCGCCACACCGACCACCGCACCGGAGGCGATGACGGCCCCGGTCGCATCGTGTTCCAGTGCCAGCCAACCGAATCCGACCGTGCCGACCGCACCGGCCAGCGCCAGCACCCAGCGTCCGCCCAGGCGGCCCACCAGGATGCCGCCGATCGGGGCGGCCACCATCGACGAGATCGTCGCGGGCAGCAGGTATTCCACCGACGCCCGCAGGATCGAGGCGCTGAAGCCGTAACCGGTGAGGCGCGAAGGCATCTGGGCCAGGTACGACACACCCATGAACAGCAGGAACATCGCGAAACCGATGAACATGCCGGCCAGGTTGGTGAACAGCACCGGCCGGTAGGTGAACATCTTCAGGTCCACCAGCGGCGCGGGCACCCGGCGCTCGACGATCACCCACAGCACCACGAACACGATCGCGCCCACGAAGCAGCCCAGCGTCTTACCCGAGGTCCAGCCCCACTCGTGGCCCTGCGAGATCGGCAGGAGCAGCAGCACCAGGAACCCGCCCAGCGTCACCGCGCCCGGCAGATCCATGCTGCCCGGATGCCGCTTGCCGGTGGCCGGCACCGCGACCGCCGCCGCGACCAGCGCCAGCACGGACAGTCCCGCGGTGAACCAGAACACCGTGTGGTAGTTCGGATCGCTGCCCTTGGTCAGCAGGCCGGTGGTCACCAGGCCGATACCGCCGCCGAAGCCCAGCGTGCCGCTGACGATCGCCATGGCGTGGTGCAGCCGCGCGGCCGGAATCTCCTCGCGCAGCACCGCCAGCGCCAGCGGGAAGATCGCGGTCGCGACGCCCTGCAGGGCCCGGCCGACCAGCAGCACGCCCAGCGAATTCGCCAGGGCCGAGACCACCGAGCCGATCACGGCCACCACCAGCACGCCGAGCAGCGTCGGCTTCTTTCCGTACAGGTCGCCGATGCGGCCCAGCAGCGGGGTGCACACCGCCGCCGCCAGCAATGTCGCGGTGGTCACCCAGCTCACCGACGCCGTGGAGACGTGCAGCTTGGTGGCGATGAGACCCAGGATCGGCACGGCCTGGGTCTGCATCACGGTCACGATCATGGCCGCGAACGCCAGGACGCCGGTCAGCAGCGAGCCCTTTCGCTCCATCACGGACACCTCCAGATGCTTGAATGGGGATAAGTTTGAAGTATTCAAGCATTTAAGGTTTCAAAGATCTCGGTTGTCAATCGTGGAGGTAGGATCGCCGCTATGAGTCCGGCCACAACGCAGAGCCCGCTGGCATTGCTGATCGCGCGATTCGTGTCCGCGTACCTGCACGACTTCCTCACCGCGGCCGAGGGACACGGCCTGACGCTGACCCAGGCGAAGCTGCTCCTGGCCCTGAACGAGCCTCCGGCCGAGCTCCCGATGCGAGTCCTGGCGGGCCGCCTCGCCTGTGACCCATCGAACCTCACCGGTGTGGCCGACCGCATGGAGTCCCGCGGCCTGGTGCGCCGCACCGTGAACCCCTCCGACCGCCGCGTCAAATACCTCGCCCCCACCGACGAGGGCCGCGAACTCGCCGCCCTGATCCGCAACTCCCAGGTCCGCGCCTACAAGGCCCTGGCCGAACTCACCCCGCACGAGGAGAAACTGCTGGAGGGCATGCTGGAGCGCCTGGTACCCAAGCTCGAGGCGGCCGAGGACTGAGTTCCGCGACGTGCCCGGCGGTAGATCCCGGCCAAAAGCACGCCGGGATCACGGCCTCCCACCTCTGATGGTTCCGGCTGCCACGTCTTATGGTCCCGGCTGCCACTCCTATGGCCCCGGCTGCCACCTCTTACGACCCCGGCTGCCGTCTCCCATGGTCCCGGCGTGCTTTTGGCCGGGACCTCACCGCGGTCGGAAAAGCAGTGCGGTATCGCCGAATTCGTGCCACAGATAGCCGGTGTCCAAGGCGGCCTCGTAGGCGTCACGCACGGTGTCGGTTCCCGCGACGGCTTCCAGGAGGTGGAGGTGGGAGGCCCCCGGTTCGTGCCAGCCGGTGATGAGGGCGTCGACGGATCGGGTTGGGTGGTCGGCGTCGAGGATCAGGTCGGTCCAGCCGGAGGCGGGGCGGACTTCGGCGCCGACGGTGGCCGATTCCAGGGCGCGGGTGACCGTGGTGCCCACGGCGATTACGCGGCCGCCGGTGGCGTGGGTGGCGTTCGCCAGGCGGGCGGTGACCTCGGGGACCGTGTAGCGCTCGGGGCTCGGCGGTTCGCCGGTTTCCGGGGAGGAGACGCCGGTGTGCAGGGTGATCGGGGCCAGGGTGACGCCCGCGGCCACCAGATCGGTCACCAGGTTGTCGGTGAACGGCCGCCCGGCGCTGGGCATTTCGGCGCTGCCCGGCTCGCGCCCGAACACGGTGCGGTAGTACTCCGGTGACCAGCGCTGGGCCACATAGGAATACGTGATCGGACGGCCGTGGCGGGCCAGCAGCGCGGGCACGTCGCCGTCGGGATCGGCGATCCACAGGCGGCGGGCGGGCGGCAGCCAGGGCCTGCGCAGCGTGACCGCCGTGCCCGCAAGCAGCACGCGCCTACCGGGTTTCGGCTCGGCGGCGGTGAACGGGACACCCGCGGGGTCGCGCAGCTCCACCACCCAGCCGCCGTCGTCGAGCCGGGCGGCGAAGTGCAGCACCGCCGGGCGGCCGAGGTAGTGCGCGTCGACCGCGGCATTCAGCGTCGCCGAATTGTTCACCACGACCAGGTCGCCGGGCCGCAGGAAGCGCGGCAGCTCGCGGAAGCGGGCGTGGGTGTGGACGCCGTTGTCCGACACCAGCATTCGCACGTCGTCGCGGGCCAGGCCGCGCGCCTCCGGCGGCTCGGTGGCCGCGCGATCGGCGGGCAGCGCGAAGTTCTCCAGGATGACAGTCATTGCGGGATCAGGATTTCCGCGGCGATGTAGCGGCCGCTCGGCGGGCGATTGTCGATCAGGTGCAGCAGCGCGGGCACCACCGTCCCCGGCTCGGAGCGGTCGGAGATGTCCTCGCCGGGGAAGGCGGCCTGATGCATGGCGGTGCGCATATCGCCGGGATCGAAGGAATAGACGCGCAGCTGGGGATTCTCGGCGGCGAAGATCGCGGTCAGCTGGTCCAGTGCGGATTTCGACGAGCCGTAACCACCCCACCCCTCGTAGGGGGTGGTTGCGGCGTCGGAGCTGACGGAGACGGCAATGCCCTTGGCCGCCTGAAGTTTCGGACGAGCCAGTTGCAGAACGCCCAGGGGCGCTACGACATTGGTGTGCAGCACAGTGGCGAATTCGTCGAGCGGATAGTCGGCGAGCCGGGGCATCGGGCTCGGGCCGAGCGCGCTGGCGTTGTTCACCACCAGATCGAGCCGGTCGAATTCGTCGAGCACGGTCGCGAGCCGGGCGCGATGGGCGGGATCGGCCACGTCACCGGCGATCGCCATCGCGCCCGTCGCCTCCCGCACCCGCGCCAGCGGCTCCAGCGTGCGGGCGGTGAGGATCAGGTCCCAGCCGCGCGCGGCCAGCGCCAGGGCCACCGCGCGGCCGAATCCGGCCGATGCTCCGGTAATGAGAGCGGTTGGAGATGGTTCCATGACACCATCGTCGAACCTGAAGAGATGTTCAGGTCAAGGAAAATTCGCCCGGGCCGATGAGTTCGCGGCTCGGGTGCCGTCGTATCGGTGAAAGCATCCCCACCTACTCCAGGAGCCGTCATGACCTACACCTTCAAGCCCGGCGACCCGTGCTGGGTCGAGCTGTTCACCTCCGACCCCGACCGCGCCATCGCCTTCTACGGCGAGCTGCTGGGCTGGACCGCCGAGCGCGGCGGCCCGGAGTACGGCGGGTACATCACCTTCCGCAAGGACGGCAATGCCGTCGCGGGCGGCATGCACAACGACGGCACTAGTGGCGGGCCCGATCAGTGGACGATCTACCTGGCCAGCGACGCCGCCGAGGCCACCGCCGCCAAGGCCACCGCCGTCGGCGGCCGGGTGGTCGTGCCCGCGATGCAGGTCGGCGAGATGGGCCACATGGCCATCCTGGCCGACCCCAGCGGGGCGGGCATCGGGGTGTGGCAGGCGGGCGTGCACAGCGGGCTGGGTGCGTTCGGCACCGTCAGCGACGGCGCCTGGAGCGACCACGTCGGCTACCCGTCCTGGTTCGAACTGCACACTCCCGCCTACCAGGACGCGCTCCGGTTCTACCGCGAGGTGTTCGACTGGGATCCGTTCACCGTCGCCGACACCCCCGAATTCCGTTACACCACCATCCATGCCACCACCCCGATGCTCGGCGGCGTCATCGACGGCTCCGCGTTCCTCCCCGCGGGCAGCCCGGGAGGCTGGTTCCCGTACTTCGGCGTGGAGGACGTCGACGCCGCCGTGAAAACCGTGGTGGCGCTGGGCGGTTCGGTCGAACAGGAGCCGGAGAACACCCCTTACGGCCGCCTCGCCGCGGTGACCGATCCCGGCGGCGTCCGATTCAGGCTGGGCGGCAACAACTCCTGAGCCGAGCCGGACTCAGGTCAACGCCGCTTCGGCGGCGGGCAGGGCGGCCGCGCGGTCGGCGGGGACCAGTCCGAGACGGGTGCGCCGGTCCAGGAGGTCGGCCGTGTCGAGGGCGCCCTCGTGCGTTGTGGCATAGGCGAATTCGGCGCGCAGGACATCCAGCCCGGGGGCGACCGGTTCGGCGAGGGCCGGATCGCGGCGGGCCACGTCCAGGACATCGGTGGCCTCGCTGCCGTACCGCTCGATGAGCGACGGGGGCGCCGCGATGCGATCGCGTGCCGCGCCGAAGACCGCGCCCACCAGCGGGATTCGCGTGGTGCGGCACGGTGCGGCGGCGAGGCGGGCGTGCGCGACGGCGGCGTCGACCGCGTCCTCGGCCATCGTGCGGTAGGTGGTGAGCTTCCCGCCGACGATGGTGATCGGGCCGCCGGGGGAGTGCAGCACCGCGTGCTCGCGGGAGATGTCGGCGGTGCTGTCCTGGGCGGTGCGCAGCAGCGGGCGCAGCCCGGCGAAGCTGCCGCGGATATCGCTGCGGTGCAATGGTTCCCGCAGCACCGTGTTCGCCGTGTCGAGCAGGAAGTCGATCTCGGAGTCCGTCGGCCGCGGTTCGTCGGGGACCGGGCCCGGCGCGTCCTCGTCGGTCAGGCCCAGATAGACGCGGCCGTGCGCGGCCGGGAAGGCGAAGACGAAGCGGCTGGTGCTGCCCGGAATCGGGACGGTCAGCGAGGCGTCGAGGCCGCCGAACGCCGCCGCGTCGAACACCAGGTGGGTGCCGCGGCTGGGGCGCAGCTCGATGCTCGGATCCACCTCGTCGGCCCAGACCCCGGCGGCATTGATCGCCGAACGCGCTCGCACCGTGAGGGTTTCACCGGTCAGGGTGTCGCGCAGGACCGCCGACTCGCCGGTGACCTGTCGCGCCTCGACCCGGGTGAGGATGCTCGCGCCGTAGGACGCGGCGGTGCGGGCGATCGTCACCACCAGGCGCGCGTCGTCCACCAGCTGCCCGTCCCAGGCGAGCAGGCCGCCGCGTAAACCGTTGCGGCGCACGGTCGGCGCCAACCGTAGCGCCTCCGCGGCGGCGATCCGGCGTGACCGGGGCAGCACCGATGCCGGGGTTCCCGCGCTGCGGCGCAACACATCCCCGGCCGCGAAGCCCGCCCGCACCAGCGCCCGCTGCGCCCGCCCCACGCCCGGCAGCAGCGGCACCACCTGCGGGATGGGCCGCGTCAGATGCGGTGCGGTCCGGGTCAGCAGCACATGCCGCTCCACCGCGCTCTCGTGCGCGATCCCGACCCCACCACTCGCCAGATACCGCAGCCCCCCGTGCACGAGTTTCGAACTCCACCGGCTGGTCCCGAACGCCAGATCATGCCGCTCCACCAGCACCGTCCGCAGCCCCCGCGCCGCCGCGTCCAACGCGACCCCGACCCCGGTCACCCCACCCCCGACGACGAGCACATCGACGACGCCCTCGTCCCCCAGGGCTCGCAATTCCCGTTCCCGCCGCGCCGCATTCAGCGCCGAATCACCGAATCCGTCTCCCGCGCTACGCATTACACAACTCCTGTCTCGCGCGACTGCTCCGCATCCGTTCGGCTCCTGCCTGCGTGCCGGAATCCGCCCGCCGAGCGGGTTTTTCGCGTCGGTGCGTCTGTGCGGTGCTGTCGCGAGTTCCCTGCGATGCCGACTCGA encodes:
- a CDS encoding MFS transporter produces the protein MERKGSLLTGVLAFAAMIVTVMQTQAVPILGLIATKLHVSTASVSWVTTATLLAAAVCTPLLGRIGDLYGKKPTLLGVLVVAVIGSVVSALANSLGVLLVGRALQGVATAIFPLALAVLREEIPAARLHHAMAIVSGTLGFGGGIGLVTTGLLTKGSDPNYHTVFWFTAGLSVLALVAAAVAVPATGKRHPGSMDLPGAVTLGGFLVLLLLPISQGHEWGWTSGKTLGCFVGAIVFVVLWVIVERRVPAPLVDLKMFTYRPVLFTNLAGMFIGFAMFLLFMGVSYLAQMPSRLTGYGFSASILRASVEYLLPATISSMVAAPIGGILVGRLGGRWVLALAGAVGTVGFGWLALEHDATGAVIASGAVVGVAISLAYAAMPALIAASVPHHQSGIANGINSISRTVGSSLGSAIITTLLTAKVIPRLPVSLPEEGQFAVAFWVGAAACAATILAALVGLPKLTKADSVEAEEKEAVPAAV
- a CDS encoding MarR family winged helix-turn-helix transcriptional regulator, which gives rise to MSPATTQSPLALLIARFVSAYLHDFLTAAEGHGLTLTQAKLLLALNEPPAELPMRVLAGRLACDPSNLTGVADRMESRGLVRRTVNPSDRRVKYLAPTDEGRELAALIRNSQVRAYKALAELTPHEEKLLEGMLERLVPKLEAAED
- a CDS encoding VOC family protein, with the protein product MTYTFKPGDPCWVELFTSDPDRAIAFYGELLGWTAERGGPEYGGYITFRKDGNAVAGGMHNDGTSGGPDQWTIYLASDAAEATAAKATAVGGRVVVPAMQVGEMGHMAILADPSGAGIGVWQAGVHSGLGAFGTVSDGAWSDHVGYPSWFELHTPAYQDALRFYREVFDWDPFTVADTPEFRYTTIHATTPMLGGVIDGSAFLPAGSPGGWFPYFGVEDVDAAVKTVVALGGSVEQEPENTPYGRLAAVTDPGGVRFRLGGNNS
- a CDS encoding SDR family NAD(P)-dependent oxidoreductase, with the translated sequence MEPSPTALITGASAGFGRAVALALAARGWDLILTARTLEPLARVREATGAMAIAGDVADPAHRARLATVLDEFDRLDLVVNNASALGPSPMPRLADYPLDEFATVLHTNVVAPLGVLQLARPKLQAAKGIAVSVSSDAATTPYEGWGGYGSSKSALDQLTAIFAAENPQLRVYSFDPGDMRTAMHQAAFPGEDISDRSEPGTVVPALLHLIDNRPPSGRYIAAEILIPQ
- a CDS encoding S-adenosylmethionine:tRNA ribosyltransferase-isomerase gives rise to the protein MTVILENFALPADRAATEPPEARGLARDDVRMLVSDNGVHTHARFRELPRFLRPGDLVVVNNSATLNAAVDAHYLGRPAVLHFAARLDDGGWVVELRDPAGVPFTAAEPKPGRRVLLAGTAVTLRRPWLPPARRLWIADPDGDVPALLARHGRPITYSYVAQRWSPEYYRTVFGREPGSAEMPSAGRPFTDNLVTDLVAAGVTLAPITLHTGVSSPETGEPPSPERYTVPEVTARLANATHATGGRVIAVGTTVTRALESATVGAEVRPASGWTDLILDADHPTRSVDALITGWHEPGASHLHLLEAVAGTDTVRDAYEAALDTGYLWHEFGDTALLFRPR
- a CDS encoding glycerol-3-phosphate dehydrogenase/oxidase; the encoded protein is MRSAGDGFGDSALNAARRERELRALGDEGVVDVLVVGGGVTGVGVALDAAARGLRTVLVERHDLAFGTSRWSSKLVHGGLRYLASGGVGIAHESAVERHVLLTRTAPHLTRPIPQVVPLLPGVGRAQRALVRAGFAAGDVLRRSAGTPASVLPRSRRIAAAEALRLAPTVRRNGLRGGLLAWDGQLVDDARLVVTIARTAASYGASILTRVEARQVTGESAVLRDTLTGETLTVRARSAINAAGVWADEVDPSIELRPSRGTHLVFDAAAFGGLDASLTVPIPGSTSRFVFAFPAAHGRVYLGLTDEDAPGPVPDEPRPTDSEIDFLLDTANTVLREPLHRSDIRGSFAGLRPLLRTAQDSTADISREHAVLHSPGGPITIVGGKLTTYRTMAEDAVDAAVAHARLAAAPCRTTRIPLVGAVFGAARDRIAAPPSLIERYGSEATDVLDVARRDPALAEPVAPGLDVLRAEFAYATTHEGALDTADLLDRRTRLGLVPADRAAALPAAEAALT